A genomic window from Bdellovibrio sp. SKB1291214 includes:
- a CDS encoding L,D-transpeptidase — MGNYAKAEVTTYIDDDRIPNMLEHINPFDPNVEEILDQYDKIYEQETGKPAHINTVMDDILGPFGGCSRNACSVWAQVVKSSQRMYLYVNGYMQGSWAVSTGMAGYTTPNFDRHPDGRIYDRYTSTKYPEGDYNGLGNMPYAVFIKGGYALHGTPKGNWPKLGKPASHGCIRMHPDNGYTFNRLVRAYGVSRVWITVQ; from the coding sequence ATGGGGAATTATGCGAAAGCGGAAGTAACCACATATATCGACGATGACCGCATTCCTAACATGCTTGAACATATCAATCCATTCGATCCAAACGTTGAAGAAATCCTAGATCAGTACGATAAAATTTACGAACAAGAAACCGGCAAGCCCGCTCACATTAATACTGTGATGGATGACATACTCGGACCCTTTGGAGGCTGCTCTAGAAATGCGTGCTCGGTCTGGGCTCAGGTCGTCAAAAGTTCACAACGTATGTACCTTTACGTGAATGGTTACATGCAAGGTTCATGGGCTGTCTCAACAGGAATGGCAGGCTACACCACACCCAATTTTGATCGACATCCAGATGGTCGCATCTATGACCGTTATACTTCTACAAAATATCCAGAAGGTGATTACAATGGCTTAGGCAATATGCCCTATGCCGTCTTCATCAAAGGTGGTTACGCCCTTCACGGGACACCTAAAGGCAACTGGCCAAAACTTGGTAAGCCAGCATCCCATGGGTGCATTCGTATGCATCCTGATAATGGATATACATTTAACAGACTGGTTCGTGCTTACGGCGTTAGCCGAGTTTGGATCACTGTTCAATAG
- a CDS encoding chloride channel protein, protein MSIQLCTNLFYFQTFSFEERIPAQNTLGWIAVIIPVMGGLIVGAMARWGSKAIRGHGIPEAMENILQRDSRIPRRITFLKPLSSAVAIGSGGPFGAEGPIIATGGALGSWIGQILPVSAYERKILLASGAAAGMTAIFGTPLSAVMIAIELLLFEFRAKSFVPVALATIIAATLRSLFIGPESFFQMPPLPDTNITQLAIFLVFGLVMGLMCILVTKSIYWIEDAFEKIPVHWMWWPAIGGIAVGVIGLIEPRSLGVGYGNISMSLSGSLTIGAAASILVWKFLSWALALGSGTSGGTLAPLLTLGASFGFIVGTGITMLFPDWNIDPHAMALVGMAALFAGSSRALLTSVVFALEGTKQPLGLVPLLGCCSIAYVVSSLLMKNSIMTEKIVRRGLQVPHEYYPVKSNSH, encoded by the coding sequence ATGTCTATTCAACTTTGCACCAACCTATTCTATTTTCAAACATTTTCATTTGAGGAACGCATACCCGCACAAAATACTCTGGGCTGGATTGCAGTGATTATTCCGGTGATGGGTGGGCTGATCGTTGGGGCAATGGCTCGTTGGGGTTCCAAAGCCATTCGCGGTCACGGAATTCCTGAAGCCATGGAAAATATTCTTCAGCGTGACAGTCGCATTCCCCGCAGAATTACTTTCTTAAAACCACTTTCGTCCGCAGTAGCAATTGGTTCGGGCGGACCGTTTGGAGCTGAGGGGCCTATCATTGCAACTGGGGGAGCTTTAGGGTCCTGGATTGGACAGATTCTGCCTGTTAGTGCCTATGAAAGAAAAATCCTACTAGCATCTGGCGCAGCTGCGGGTATGACAGCGATTTTTGGTACGCCACTTTCGGCAGTAATGATTGCGATTGAACTCTTACTATTTGAATTCCGCGCAAAATCTTTTGTGCCCGTCGCATTAGCCACAATAATTGCGGCGACTTTAAGAAGTTTGTTCATCGGCCCGGAGTCGTTCTTTCAGATGCCGCCCCTTCCTGACACCAACATTACACAGCTTGCTATCTTCTTGGTATTTGGTTTGGTAATGGGGTTAATGTGTATACTGGTTACGAAATCCATTTACTGGATTGAAGACGCTTTTGAGAAAATTCCTGTCCATTGGATGTGGTGGCCAGCAATTGGTGGTATTGCCGTTGGCGTGATCGGATTGATCGAGCCTCGCAGTCTTGGTGTAGGTTATGGAAATATCTCGATGAGCTTAAGTGGCTCCCTGACTATTGGAGCTGCCGCCAGTATTTTAGTGTGGAAGTTTTTGTCTTGGGCTTTGGCTCTAGGAAGTGGGACTTCTGGAGGAACACTTGCACCGTTACTTACCTTGGGTGCTTCCTTTGGGTTTATAGTTGGAACCGGAATAACAATGCTTTTCCCTGACTGGAATATTGATCCACACGCGATGGCATTAGTCGGCATGGCCGCTTTATTTGCTGGATCTTCAAGAGCCCTGTTAACGTCGGTCGTTTTTGCTTTGGAAGGAACAAAGCAACCACTAGGTTTAGTTCCGTTGTTGGGATGCTGTTCGATTGCGTATGTGGTCTCTTCTTTGTTAATGAAAAATTCTATCATGACAGAGAAAATTGTTAGACGTGGCTTGCAAGTGCCTCACGAGTACTATCCGGTTAAATCCAATTCCCATTAA
- a CDS encoding DUF4423 domain-containing protein produces the protein MEITIKKLLMQELAKRQTRNPSYSLRAFARDLDIGSTTLSDVLGDRRSLSKTNLEKVMERLLVSPLEKELLWSEYKQGSTKVEIDERLLLQEDTFRLISDWYYLAIMNLAKLPENRANPQWIAKRLGIKEEKAEEALERLLRLELLKKNRNRLVRTAKPMVMQDVPSAAIRKHHNQNLHLAEQSLHRDPVDKRVFNSMTIAVNPEKLGAVKDVLLKTRKKIEDLLEDGPLSEVYTFSFQLFPLTKLQDGTEGRNV, from the coding sequence ATGGAAATCACTATTAAAAAGCTATTGATGCAGGAACTTGCGAAACGCCAAACGCGCAATCCCTCTTATTCATTGCGTGCCTTCGCCAGAGATCTTGATATTGGATCGACGACTTTATCAGATGTTTTAGGAGACAGAAGATCGCTCTCTAAGACGAACCTTGAAAAAGTGATGGAGCGTTTGCTTGTATCACCTCTCGAGAAAGAGCTGCTTTGGTCAGAGTATAAACAAGGCTCTACAAAGGTTGAAATCGACGAGCGCCTCTTATTACAGGAGGACACATTCCGTCTCATTTCTGACTGGTACTACCTCGCGATTATGAACTTGGCGAAGCTTCCAGAAAATAGAGCGAACCCTCAATGGATTGCAAAACGTTTAGGAATCAAAGAGGAAAAAGCAGAAGAAGCTTTAGAGCGTTTGCTCAGATTAGAACTTTTGAAAAAAAATCGTAATCGTCTTGTGCGCACGGCAAAGCCAATGGTGATGCAAGATGTGCCGTCAGCTGCAATACGCAAGCACCATAACCAGAATTTGCATCTAGCAGAGCAATCACTCCACAGAGATCCCGTCGATAAACGGGTTTTTAACTCAATGACTATCGCCGTGAATCCTGAAAAACTCGGCGCTGTGAAAGATGTCCTATTAAAAACTCGAAAAAAAATAGAGGATCTGCTAGAAGATGGCCCTCTATCTGAGGTTTATACTTTTTCGTTTCAGTTATTCCCGTTAACGAAACTTCAAGATGGTACGGAGGGGCGCAATGTTTAA